The nucleotide window GAGAACTGCGGGCTCCGGCGGGCCTTGCGATGGGCGATCTTCTTCCGTTCCACCTCGCGGGCGTCCCGGGTAAGGAGGCCGGCGCGCTTGAGGGTGGGACGGAGCTGCGGGTTGTACTCCAGCAGGGCCCGGGCCAGCCCGTGGCGAATGGCCCCGGCCTGGCCGCTGGGGCCGCCGCCGTCCACGTTCACCTTGATGTCGAACTGGTCGCCGGTCTCGGTCAGCTCGAGGGGCTGACGGACGATCATCTGGGCCGTCTCGCGGGGCAGGTAATCCGCCAGGCTCTTGCCGTTCACGCGGATTTCCCCGCTGCCGGGGCGCAAGAATACCCGAGCGGTGGAGCTCTTACGGCGTCCGGTTCCGTAGAATTGCTGCTGTGCCATTCTCGACCTCGATCAGAGTTCCAGCAGCACGGGCTGCTGGGCCTGGTGCGGATGCTCGCTCCCGGCGTAGACCTTGAGCTTCCTGAACATCTGCCGCCCCAGCCGGTTCTTGGGCAGCATGCCGCGCACGGCATCCTCGATGATGCGCTCGGGGTGCTCCGCGTTCTGCTTCCAGAACGGGGTCTCCCGAATGCCGCCGGGGAAGCCGGTGTGGTGGTAGTAGATCTTGTCGGTGTACTTGGTGCCGGTCACCTGAACGCTTTGCGCGTTGATCACCACCACGTAGTCGCCGGTGTCCACGTGGGGGGTAAACTCCGGCTTGTGCTTGCCGCGCAGGCGCCTGGCCACCTCGGTGGCCAAACGACCCAGCCGGTACTGGCTGGCGTCCACCACGTACCAGTTACGCTGCACCTCGTCCGGTTTCGCCGAATAGGTCTTCATCGAGCCCGCTCCGAAACTCGTTCTTGCTGGGGGAATCCCCGGAGAAAGCGAATTAGTATAGCCTTCCCGGCTTCCCCGTTCAAGCCGCCTCGGTCCGGGAGGACCGCTCCGCGGCCACCTCGGCGGTGGAGGGGCGCCACACCAGGGGCATGAGCCGGGCGGCGGCCGCCCCGATGCCCACCCACATGAGCGCGGCGCCGGACCCGGCCACCGGGATCACGTCGAACCACCGGCCGGCCACGAACAGCCACAGGCCCCCGTGCAGGAGGCCGAGCTGGGCGGCCTGCAGCCAGCCGGTGCGGACCGGGTGGCCGGTGAAGCGGGGCAGCATATGCTCGGCCACGCCGAAGATCATGAAGGCGATGAAGCCGTAGGTGAACAGGTGGAACAGGCCGATGCCGCCGCCCAGGAGATCCCCCCACCCCACCAGACTAAGGCCCCCCAGGGCCAGGTAGACCACCGCACTCCGCACCATGTGCCGGGGGCCCCGGCGCATGGTCATGGTGGCGGCCGCCTCCTCGCGGCCCTCGGCGCCCCCTTCCCGGGGCGGGGCGCAGCGGACCAGCTCCCGGGCCTCCTCGGCCCCGGGCACCCCCACCTTCTTCAGCTCGCCGTCCACCAGGGTCGCAGGCACCGTCTTGATGAGCTTCTCGGCGATCACCTTGCGGCCCTCGGGCTGGGCCACGTCCAGAACCTCCAGCTCGAAGTCCTTCTCGTCGTTGACCTGGCGCCAGACCCGCTCGGCGTTGGGGCAGACGTTGCACCATTCCGAGACCAGAAGGGTGACCTTCATGACTCGCCGCCCTCCTCCTCGGCGCCGGGGACGGCGCAGCGCATGCAATAGACGTCGTAGCGGTCCACCCACTGTTTCATGCCGTCCATGGCGCGCTCCCCGGTCACCAGATTGGCCAGGGCGGTGTCGGGATTGTCCGGGCGCAGGCGCACCAGCCAGGCGTCGCCGTAGGGGTCGATGTTGACCTGGCCGGGGTCCTGCTCCATGAGCGGGTTCACCTCTACGATCTCGCCGTCGAAGGGGGAGGGGATGCCCCCCGCCCACTTGCTGCTCTCCAGGCGGCCCACCGGCTTGCCGCCCTTGATGTGCTTGCCCGGCTTCTTGAAGCGGGCGTACTGCACGCGGCCGCTCATGGTCTGGGCGGGGTCCGTGATGCCCAGGGTGAAGGTGCCGTCCTCTTCCGGGCGCACCCACACGTAGTCCAGGTCGTAGTAGAGGTCTTCGGGCAGGTCGCAGCCGTGGTAGTTCGCCATGGGTCAGCCCTCCTCGCCGGTGGGCCGCGCGGACACCGAACGGATGATGTTGTAGGCGAAGGCCGCCATGGCCGCCCAGGCGATCACCCCGCCGGCGAACAGCACCGCCTTCCAGTACCCCAGCCAGCCCACCACCAGCAGGATCAGGCCGATGTTCGCCGCCCACAGCTGCACATTGGCCAGGCGTTCCGAGTAGAGGGGCTTGTTGGCGAAGCGCGGCAGGGTGTGCAGGGCCACTCCGTAGATCATCATGACCACAAAGCCCAGCAGCATGATGTGGCCGTGGGCCCGGGCGGGCAGGCCCGGCAGGGTGCCTGGGAAGAAGGCCTGATAGACCCCGAAGCCGCCGCCGATGATGGCGTAGACCAGGGAACAGACGATGAACCAGCGGTTGCGCGGATGCATGCGGGGACTCCCTTACCGTTCCACTCGGGAATTACACCGGGGGAGGGGATTGTGCCGCATTGACTGGAATCAAATATACAACTTTTCTAAACCGAGTCTAAACCGGCTCCGCCGCGCTCATTCCAGGATCTCGTGGAGCCGCCGCGCATCAAGGATGCGGATGCGGTCCCCCTCCACGTCGATGGCCCCGGCCTCCCGCAGCCGACCCAGGACCCGGGAGAAGGTCTCGGGCTGGATGCCGAGCCGGCTGGCGATGGCGGCCTTCTTGGCGGGCAGGTGGAGCTCCGCGCTGGGCTGTTCCTCCCCCTCGGCCTCGGTCTGGGCGAGGAGGTAGCCCACCACCCGGCCGGTGGCGTCCTCCAGGGTGAGGGCGGCCACGTCCTGGACCAGCTGGTGCAGCCGCTTGCTCATGGTGGCGAGCAGGTTGCGGGTCAGGCCGGGGCGGGTGTCCAGCAGGTGATTGAACCCCTCCGCGCCGATCTCCAGCAGCTCCGCGGGCTCCAGGGCCCGGGCGTCGACCGGGTACCGCTTGCCCGACATGAATAGCACCGCCTCGGCGAAGGTCTCGTGGGGACCGATGATCTCCACCACCTTCTCATGGCCGCTGCTGGCCAGCCGGGAGAGCTGGATGTGGCCGCTGTTCACCACGAAGAAGCTGCGGAAGGGGTCGTCGGCGTGGAAGAGGATCTCCCCCCGGTCGAGCGTGCGCGGGTGGGTGCATTCCGCCATCTCGGCGAGCACGTCGTCGTCCAGGTTGCGGAACAGGGCCGCCTGGCGGAGCTGTGCGATGACGTCGGACATGGCCTCCTCCGGCGCGGGGCGGCTCGCCCCGGTCACAGGGAATGGGTCGCGTTGCAATCGGCGTCCACCCGGAGCTCCCCCGAGGGACTGACGGCCGCGCCGAACAGGCGCGCGGCCACCTGATCGGTCATCTCCCGCACCTGCCGGGTGAAGAAATGGTCGGCCTCGGGGAAGCAGAGCCACTCGGGGTCCCGCTCCATGCGGGCCCGGAAGGCGCGCACGGTGTCCGGGTCCACCACCTCGTCCACCCCGCCCTGCACGATCATCACCGGTCGGCGCTCCGCCTCCAGGAAGGCGAAGTCGTACCAGGCCACCGGCGGCGCCACCGCCACCAGCCGGCGCACCCGGGCGTCCCCGGCCGCGGCGCGCAGGCCGGCAAAGGAGCCGAAGGAGAACCCCGCCACCCACAGGGGCAGCTCGGGGAAGCGGGTGGCCATGGCGTCCACGGCCGCGGCGGCATCGGCCACCTCGCCCGGCCCCCCGGAGAACTGCCCGGGACTGGTCCCCACGCCGCGGAAGTTGAAGCGCAGGGTGGCGGCGCCGTGCTTGCGCAGGGCCCGGGCGAGGTAGACCACCACCTTGTTGTTCATGGTCCCGCCGTACCGGGGGTGGGGGTGGCAGAGGACCACCGCCGCCCGGGGTGGCTCGTCCGGGGGCAGGGTCAGGCACGCCTCGAGCGGCCCGGCCGGGCCGGCCAGATCGAGGAACTCGCCCTTGCCCCCGGAGCAGTGGGCATGCTGGGTTTCAGTCATCGTCCAACCGCAGCCGCGTTACCGGCTCGCCGTTCATCACATGCTCGAACAGGATCTCGTCGATGTCCTCCGCCGTCTGGTACCGGTACCAGACCCCCTCCGGGTAGATGACCATGCAGGGGCCCTCGCTGCACCGCCCCAGGCAGCCCGCCTGGTTCACCCGGACCCCGCCGGGCTTCTTCAGGCCCCATTCGTCCACCCGCTCCTTGGCGTGCTGGCGCAGCTCCGCGGCCCGCCCGTCGCCGTTGCAGCTCCTGCGGCCATCGGTGCGCGCATTGAGGCACATGAATATATGGTGACTGTAATAGAATTGACGCATTGGGTATCCATCCTTGCGCTGCCGGGATCGCGGCGACCCTCCCTGGACCGGGGCCGGCCCTCCCTCGAAAGGGCCCGGAAATGATGCCTCTCCAGGGGACGGTTGGGAAGCCGGTCCGGCGGCCTCTTTGTTAGGGCCAACAGCCGCCGAGAGGGTTCCACCATGCCGTCGCTATTCGTAGAGACCGCCATCCGCCAGCTCGATCGCGCCCTGCGCACCGTGGCCGGCGTCCCGGACGAGCAGGCCGACAACCGGCCTTCCCCCGCCCGGGACGTCCCGGCCCCCGACGCCCCCGGCCCCGGCAGCGGCCAGGCCCGCCACACCGGCCGGCTAATGCGGGTCAACTACGCCGGCGAGGTGGCCGCCCAGGGGCTCTATCTGGGGCAGAGCCTCACCGCCCGCACCCCCGAGGTGGCCGACAAGATGGATCGCGCCGCCCGCGAGGAACAGGACCACCTCAACTGGTGCACCGAGCGCATGGCCGCCGGGGGGGTGCCGGCGAGCCGCCTTAACCCCGTGTGGCTCGCCGGCTCGGTGACCCTGGGGGCGGTGGCCGGACTGGCCGGCGACCGCTGGAGCCTGGGCTTCGTGGCCGAGACCGAACGGCAGGTCATGCGCCACCTGCAGGGCCATCTGGCCCAGGTGCCGGACAACGACCCGCGCACCCGGGCGGTGCTGGAGCAGATGTACCTGGACGAGCGCCACCACGCGGAGTGGGCCGAGGAGAGCGGCGGCCGCCGCCTGCCCCTGCCCATCCGAACCGGCATGCGCCTGAGCTCGAAGTTTTTGACCGTGGGCTCCTACTGGGTGTAGCCCCGCGGCCCACCGGAGACGACCCCCCCATGACCAGCCCCTTCCCCGCCAGCGCCGGCCCGATCCGGATCCTGGTCGTCGAGGACGAGGAGCCCATCCAGGTCCTCGTGCAGCACAACCTGGAGGCGGCCGGCTTCCGAGTGGAGGTGGCGGCCGACGCCGAGACCGCCCTGGAGCGCATGGCCGAGGCGCCGCCGCACCTGGCCATCCTCGACTGGATGCTGCCGGGCATGAGCGGCCTCGACCTGTGCCGGCACATGCGCGGGGAGGGGGCCTACCGCCATATCCCCGTGATCATGCTGACCGCCAAGGGGGAGGAGGAGCACCGCGTCCGGGGGCTGGAGATGGGGGCCGACGACTACCTCCCCAAGCCCTTCTCCCCCCGGGAGCTCACGGCCCGGGTCACCAACCTCCTGCGGCGGAGCTACCCCGAGCTGCAGGAGGAGGTGCTCACCGCCGGCGAGCTGCGCCTGTTTCCGGCGCAGCACCGGGTGCTCTACGGGGACCGGGAGATCCACCTCGGCCCCACGGAGTTCCGCCTCCTGCAGTTCCTCATGACCCACCCCGGCCAGGTCTTCGAGCGCGGCCAGCTCCTCGACCGCCTGTGGGGCCCCTACGCCGAGGTGGAGGAGCGCACCGTGGACGTCCACATCCGCCGCCTGCGGCGGGCCCTCGACCCGGTGGCTCCCCGCGACCTGGTGCAGACCGTGCGCGGAGCGGGCTACCGCTTCAACGCCTCCTAGCCGACCATGCACCTGCTCCCTTTCCTCGCCCGCGCGGTCATCGCCCTCGGCGTCCTGGTGGCCACCCTGGGGCTCCTGCGCTGGCACGCGCCCTTGCTCGCCCTGGGGCTGGCCACGATCGTCGCCGGGGGCGCCGCCGGCTGGGCCTGGACCCGCGCCCGGCTCACCGCCCTGCGGCGCTGGCTGCACGCCCGCGAGGGGGCGGTGGCCCTGCCGGGCGAAAACGCCTGGGACACCCTGGAAAGCGAGCTGCGCTATTACTTCAAGCAGCGCGACCGCCAGCTGCGCGAGACCCGGCGCCGCCTCGGGCAGCTGGAGGGCCTCGCCCAGGAGCTGCCCGTGGGGGTGGCCCTGCTCGACCCCCAGGGGCGCCTGGTGGAGGCCAACCGCAAGGCCTACGAGCTGCTGGCCGTGGAGCCGGACCGCGGCCACGGCCAGCGTCTCCAGGGGTGGCTCCGCGAGCCCGGCCTGCAGCACCTCTTCGCGTCGGAGGGACCCTCGCTCCGGCAGGGCACCGCCCCCTACCACCCCGACCCTTCCCGGACCCTGGCCTTCACCGTGACCCGCAAGGAGGACGGCACCTTCCTCCTGGTGGTGGAGGAGATCACCGAACGGCTGCGGCTCCACCGCATGCGGGAGGACTTCGTGGCCAACGTCTCCCACGAGCTGAAAAGCCCCCTGACCAGCCTGCGCGGCTTCGCCGAGACCCTCCTCGGCGACGGGGAGCTGGACCCGGAGCAGCGGGACCGCTTCCTGCGCATCATGCACGAGCAGATCGACCGCATGCAGGCGCTGGTGGCCGACCTGCTCACCCTGTCCCGCCTGGAGGGTCAGCCGGACCCGGTGCCGCCCACACCGGTGGACCTGGACCGGCTGCTCGCCTCCCTGGCCGACCAGTACGCCGCCCGGGCCACCGAGCGGGGGATCCGGCTGGATATGCCCGAGCCGGAGTCGGTGACCGGGCTCCACTGGTACGGGGAGGCGGACGCCCTGGGCCAGGCCCTGGCCAACCTGATCGACAACGCGCTGAAGTACACCCCGGAAGGGGGCCGGGTGCAGGTGTGGGCCGAAGAACGCCGGGGCGAGGTGGCCGTCCACGTCCAGGATTCGGGCATCGGCATCGACCCCCAGCACCTGCCCCGCCTCACCGAGCGCTTCTACCGCGTGGACAAGGGGCGCTCCCGCGCCGTGGGCGGCACGGGCCTGGGGCTCTCCATCGTCAAGCACATACTCCACCATCACGGGGGACGCCTGGAGATCGACAGCGCCCCGGGCCGGGGCTCCACCTTCTCGGCGGTGCTGCCCGACCATCCCCCGGGCGGGCCGGTCGCGCGACCGGGCACCGGCGGGGATTCCCCCGTGTAACGATCCTGTAACACAGGGGCGGGAAACTCCCCATCGACGCGCAACCGGCTTCCGGAACCGAGCAGCGCACCCACACCCATTGGAGGCACGATCCCATGAAGAAGCTGCGCACCCTCGGCCTGACTGCGGCCGCCGTGCTCGCCCTCGCCGCGGGGCCGGCGGAGGCCCGCGACCAGATCCGCATCGTCGGATCCAGCACCGTGTTCCCCTTCGCCAGCTACGTGGTCGAGGAGTTCGGCGCCACCACCCAGCACCCCACCCCGGTGATCGAATCCACCGGCTCCGGCGGCGGCTTCAAGCTGTTCTGTGCCGGCGTCGGGATGGAGACCCCGGACATCACCAACGCCTCGCGACGCATCAAGCCCAGCGAGCTGGAGCGGTGCCGGGAGAACGGCGTGGAGGCCGTCACCGAGGTGGAGATCGGCGCCGACGGCATCGTGGTGGCCAACCGCACCGACGCCCCCCGCCTGGAGCTTTCCCGGGAGCAGCTCACCCGGGCCGTGGCCGCCGAGGTCCCCAAGGACGGGGAGCTGGTGGACAACCCCTATAAGCGCTGGGACGACATCGACCCCGAGCTGCCGGACGCCGAGATCCTCGTCTACGGCCCGCCCTCCACCTCGGGCACCCGGGACGCCTTCGAGGAGCTGGTGATGGAGGCGGCCTCCGAGGAGATGGAAGGCTACGGCGGGGGATACACCAAGATCCGCCAGGACGGCGCCTACGTTCCCGCCGGTGAGAACGACAACCTGATCGTGCAGAAGCTGAACCAGAACCCGGACGCCGTGGGGATCTTCGGCTACAGCTTCCTCGAGGAGAACTCCGACCGGGTCCAGGCCTCGCGGATCGACGGCGTAGCCCCCGAGGCCGAGGCCATCGCCTCGGGCGAATACCCCGTATCCCGGAGCCTGTTCTTCTATGTGAAGAACGCCCACGAGGGCAAGGTGCCCGGCCTCGCCGAGTACGTGGAGCTCTTCCTCGCCGAGAAAATGATCGGCGAGCTGGGCTACCTCAAGCGCCTCGGCCTCATCCCGCTTCCCCGGGAGCGCCGGGAGGAGATGCGCCAGCGCTTC belongs to Thiohalorhabdus denitrificans and includes:
- the rpsI gene encoding 30S ribosomal protein S9: MAQQQFYGTGRRKSSTARVFLRPGSGEIRVNGKSLADYLPRETAQMIVRQPLELTETGDQFDIKVNVDGGGPSGQAGAIRHGLARALLEYNPQLRPTLKRAGLLTRDAREVERKKIAHRKARRSPQFSKR
- the rplM gene encoding 50S ribosomal protein L13, translating into MKTYSAKPDEVQRNWYVVDASQYRLGRLATEVARRLRGKHKPEFTPHVDTGDYVVVINAQSVQVTGTKYTDKIYYHHTGFPGGIRETPFWKQNAEHPERIIEDAVRGMLPKNRLGRQMFRKLKVYAGSEHPHQAQQPVLLEL
- a CDS encoding thioredoxin family protein, encoding MKVTLLVSEWCNVCPNAERVWRQVNDEKDFELEVLDVAQPEGRKVIAEKLIKTVPATLVDGELKKVGVPGAEEARELVRCAPPREGGAEGREEAAATMTMRRGPRHMVRSAVVYLALGGLSLVGWGDLLGGGIGLFHLFTYGFIAFMIFGVAEHMLPRFTGHPVRTGWLQAAQLGLLHGGLWLFVAGRWFDVIPVAGSGAALMWVGIGAAAARLMPLVWRPSTAEVAAERSSRTEAA
- a CDS encoding glycine cleavage system protein H, with protein sequence MANYHGCDLPEDLYYDLDYVWVRPEEDGTFTLGITDPAQTMSGRVQYARFKKPGKHIKGGKPVGRLESSKWAGGIPSPFDGEIVEVNPLMEQDPGQVNIDPYGDAWLVRLRPDNPDTALANLVTGERAMDGMKQWVDRYDVYCMRCAVPGAEEEGGES
- a CDS encoding Crp/Fnr family transcriptional regulator produces the protein MSDVIAQLRQAALFRNLDDDVLAEMAECTHPRTLDRGEILFHADDPFRSFFVVNSGHIQLSRLASSGHEKVVEIIGPHETFAEAVLFMSGKRYPVDARALEPAELLEIGAEGFNHLLDTRPGLTRNLLATMSKRLHQLVQDVAALTLEDATGRVVGYLLAQTEAEGEEQPSAELHLPAKKAAIASRLGIQPETFSRVLGRLREAGAIDVEGDRIRILDARRLHEILE
- a CDS encoding alpha/beta hydrolase; its protein translation is MTETQHAHCSGGKGEFLDLAGPAGPLEACLTLPPDEPPRAAVVLCHPHPRYGGTMNNKVVVYLARALRKHGAATLRFNFRGVGTSPGQFSGGPGEVADAAAAVDAMATRFPELPLWVAGFSFGSFAGLRAAAGDARVRRLVAVAPPVAWYDFAFLEAERRPVMIVQGGVDEVVDPDTVRAFRARMERDPEWLCFPEADHFFTRQVREMTDQVAARLFGAAVSPSGELRVDADCNATHSL
- a CDS encoding (2Fe-2S) ferredoxin domain-containing protein, giving the protein MRQFYYSHHIFMCLNARTDGRRSCNGDGRAAELRQHAKERVDEWGLKKPGGVRVNQAGCLGRCSEGPCMVIYPEGVWYRYQTAEDIDEILFEHVMNGEPVTRLRLDDD
- the coq7 gene encoding 2-polyprenyl-3-methyl-6-methoxy-1,4-benzoquinone monooxygenase yields the protein MPSLFVETAIRQLDRALRTVAGVPDEQADNRPSPARDVPAPDAPGPGSGQARHTGRLMRVNYAGEVAAQGLYLGQSLTARTPEVADKMDRAAREEQDHLNWCTERMAAGGVPASRLNPVWLAGSVTLGAVAGLAGDRWSLGFVAETERQVMRHLQGHLAQVPDNDPRTRAVLEQMYLDERHHAEWAEESGGRRLPLPIRTGMRLSSKFLTVGSYWV
- the phoB gene encoding phosphate regulon transcriptional regulator PhoB, translated to MTSPFPASAGPIRILVVEDEEPIQVLVQHNLEAAGFRVEVAADAETALERMAEAPPHLAILDWMLPGMSGLDLCRHMRGEGAYRHIPVIMLTAKGEEEHRVRGLEMGADDYLPKPFSPRELTARVTNLLRRSYPELQEEVLTAGELRLFPAQHRVLYGDREIHLGPTEFRLLQFLMTHPGQVFERGQLLDRLWGPYAEVEERTVDVHIRRLRRALDPVAPRDLVQTVRGAGYRFNAS
- the phoR gene encoding phosphate regulon sensor histidine kinase PhoR; this translates as MHLLPFLARAVIALGVLVATLGLLRWHAPLLALGLATIVAGGAAGWAWTRARLTALRRWLHAREGAVALPGENAWDTLESELRYYFKQRDRQLRETRRRLGQLEGLAQELPVGVALLDPQGRLVEANRKAYELLAVEPDRGHGQRLQGWLREPGLQHLFASEGPSLRQGTAPYHPDPSRTLAFTVTRKEDGTFLLVVEEITERLRLHRMREDFVANVSHELKSPLTSLRGFAETLLGDGELDPEQRDRFLRIMHEQIDRMQALVADLLTLSRLEGQPDPVPPTPVDLDRLLASLADQYAARATERGIRLDMPEPESVTGLHWYGEADALGQALANLIDNALKYTPEGGRVQVWAEERRGEVAVHVQDSGIGIDPQHLPRLTERFYRVDKGRSRAVGGTGLGLSIVKHILHHHGGRLEIDSAPGRGSTFSAVLPDHPPGGPVARPGTGGDSPV
- a CDS encoding PstS family phosphate ABC transporter substrate-binding protein — encoded protein: MKKLRTLGLTAAAVLALAAGPAEARDQIRIVGSSTVFPFASYVVEEFGATTQHPTPVIESTGSGGGFKLFCAGVGMETPDITNASRRIKPSELERCRENGVEAVTEVEIGADGIVVANRTDAPRLELSREQLTRAVAAEVPKDGELVDNPYKRWDDIDPELPDAEILVYGPPSTSGTRDAFEELVMEAASEEMEGYGGGYTKIRQDGAYVPAGENDNLIVQKLNQNPDAVGIFGYSFLEENSDRVQASRIDGVAPEAEAIASGEYPVSRSLFFYVKNAHEGKVPGLAEYVELFLAEKMIGELGYLKRLGLIPLPRERREEMRQRFADREPVEVGDLE